The following nucleotide sequence is from Halogeometricum borinquense DSM 11551.
CGCGGCCGTGGACGCCGACATCGATACCATCGAGGAGGCGTTGTCATCGCTGAAGTCGGACGGACTCATTACCGTCGATAGCGGCGAGGACCGAGTCGTAATCTTACCCGACGACCGCGTCGTGCCCGACCCCGGCGAGGAACCCGAGGACGAACAGAGTTTCATCGACGCCATCCGGGACCGGTTTGGATTGTAGGGATCCGGCGAACGCCGGGGCATGACGCGGACGTTTTCACCCCCCAGAATAGATACGGAGGTAATGACCGTCGTAGAGGAGATGCACGAGCGGTACGGCGCGACGTTCGAGACGCGCGCGGGGCGACGCGTCGTCCGCGACTACGGCCGACCGGAACGAACCACCCGCGCCGTCCGCAACGGCGCGGCGGTGATGGAGATGGGCTACGGCGTCGTCGTCGTCGAAGGCGACGACAGAATCGAATTCGTAGACAACGCGGTGTCGAACCGCGTGCCCGACGCCGACGGCGAAGGCGTCTACGCCCTCCTGTTGGACCCACAGGGCCGTATCGAGACGGACATGTACGTCTACAACGCGGGCGAACGGCTTCTCTGTTTCACACCGCCCAAACGCGCCGAACCGCTGGTCGAAGACTGGTCGGAGAAAGTGTTCATCCAAGACGTGTCGATCCGCGATGCCACCGCTGACTTCGGCGTGTTCGGCGTCCACGGTCCCCAATCGACCGAGAAAGTGGCGAGCGTCCTCAACGGTGCGGCCGCGCCCGAACCGGCGCTTTCGTTCGTCCGCGGATCGATGGGCAACGCTGGCGTGACAGTCATCGCAGGCGACGGACTCGTGGGTGAGGAAGGCTACGAAGTCGTCTGCACCGCCGACGCCGCC
It contains:
- a CDS encoding DUF6432 family protein, producing MRARREFRNRRDVEVSVLDALVDRAEEGMTVFELRAAVDADIDTIEEALSSLKSDGLITVDSGEDRVVILPDDRVVPDPGEEPEDEQSFIDAIRDRFGL
- the ygfZ gene encoding CAF17-like 4Fe-4S cluster assembly/insertion protein YgfZ, whose translation is MTVVEEMHERYGATFETRAGRRVVRDYGRPERTTRAVRNGAAVMEMGYGVVVVEGDDRIEFVDNAVSNRVPDADGEGVYALLLDPQGRIETDMYVYNAGERLLCFTPPKRAEPLVEDWSEKVFIQDVSIRDATADFGVFGVHGPQSTEKVASVLNGAAAPEPALSFVRGSMGNAGVTVIAGDGLVGEEGYEVVCTADAAADVFDTLLTNGMNAVPFGYATWDMLTAEAGTPLFDTELVGRVPNVLGLRNALDFEKGCYVGQEVVSKVENRGRPSQRLVGLRPEALPESGAAVFNGDSSVGEVTRAVESPMLESPIALALLDFDEDASTVQVRVDEKEVTADVVSLPFVDGSDTSRRLPAYPDSE